From the Tripterygium wilfordii isolate XIE 37 chromosome 6, ASM1340144v1, whole genome shotgun sequence genome, one window contains:
- the LOC119999253 gene encoding uncharacterized protein LOC119999253, whose translation MASLSSSPSPSPSAITGKKPQPIPWTHQETVHLIQAYQDKWYSLKRGPLKSGQWEEVAVTIAARCGYDYSYPAKSAIQCRHKMEKLRKRYRAERQRVSLGTTSSWQYFYLMESLESGPLPISARPPALVPSFVKQEVEEDELEDEEDEDDFTRTKSGSINYISRRHTVPMKRRREEEVEEEDEEEVRDVDFGLATEIRRLSKRLIGVEKRKMEMMRETERCRMAMENRRIKMILNSNRKIVDAIARAFATEEEEIKMRSQF comes from the coding sequence ATGGCCAGTCTTtcctcctctccctctccttctccttctgcCATCACCGGGAAGAAGCCTCAACCAATTCCCTGGACTCATCAGGAGACTGTTCACCTCATACAGGCTTACCAGGATAAATGGTACTCCCTCAAGCGAGGGCCGCTCAAGTCCGGTCAATGGGAGGAAGTCGCCGTCACCATCGCCGCCCGATGTGGCTACGACTACTCTTACCCTGCCAAGTCTGCCATTCAATGCCGGCACAAGATGGAGAAGCTCAGAAAGCGTTATCGCGCCGAGAGACAACGCGTCTCCCTCGGAACTACCTCCTCCTGGCAGTACTTCTACCTAATGGAGTCTCTCGAAAGTGGTCCCCTCCCAATCTCTGCGCGCCCTCCCGCTCTCGTACCAAGTTTTGTAAAGCaagaagttgaagaagatgaattagaagacgaagaagatgaagatgatttcACTCGTACCAAATCTGGGAGCATCAATTACATATCGCGGAGGCATACGGTGCCAATGAAGAGGAGAAGGGAGGAGGaagtggaggaggaggatgaggaggaggTACGGGATGTGGATTTCGGATTGGCGACGGAGATAAGACGGCTTTCGAAGAGGTTAATTGGGGTGGAGAAGAGGAAGATGGAGATGATGAGGGAGACAGAGAGGTGTAGGATGGCGATGGAGAATAGGCGGATCAAGATGATTTTGAACTCGAACCGAAAGATTGTGGACGCCATTGCTAGGGCTTTTGCgacagaggaggaggagataaAGATGAGATCACAATTTTGA